CAAGTGAACAATCATGGCGGTGATTTCCCTTACACCTTTATGGGCCTGTCACCAGGCGTCACCAAGGACCAGCTTCGCGAGACGCTCGTGCGATTCACCGAAGGTGATAATCGCATCACCGACCTTTCAGCCGCCTACTGTTTGACCCCCGGAACCGGCTGGGACATTCCTCCGGGGATCCTACACGCCCCAGGGAGCATGTGTACTTACGAACCTCAGAAGGCTTCCGATGTGTTCGCGATGTACGAGTCGGTCTCCCACGACAAGGTGATTCCCGAGGAACTGCTCTGGAAAGATACTCCCGAAGATCAAGTGGGCAACTTCGACTATCTGGTTGAGGTTCTCGACTGGGAGCAGAATGTTGACCCCAACTTCAAAGCCAATCATTTCATGGCTCCGATTCCCGTAAACGATCTCAGCGAAATGCGTGCCGAAGGCTATGAGGAGAAATGGATCTGTTATCGCAGCGAAGCCTACAGCGCCAAGGAGCTTACGGTACTTCCGGGGGCTTCGGTCACCATCAAGGACCAAGGTGCCTACGGGCTAATCGTACTGCAAGGCCATGGCACCTTGGGAGCTTGGGATATCGAAACGCCTTCTTTGATTCGCTTTGGGCAACTCACTCACGATGAGTATTTCGTCTCCGAACCGGCGGCGAAAGAAGGCATTGTGATCACCAACCCCAGCAAGACGGATCCCATCGTCATGCTCAAGCACTTTGGTCCTGGTGTAAATCCAGTACTGGCATAGCACTGCAGGCCGGTGTGAACTCTTCTCGTACGATCTCTCTGCGTAAGTTGTGATAGAAGATATTGGAGTTCCGAATGTCCACGGAAGTGAATTCCTTTCCCAAGCTCCACAATGCTGCGTGGCCTGGGCTGGTTGGCAAGGGCGACGACAGTGAGCCGCCGATTGAGTTAGATACGCTTCTCGACCTGACTGCGGCGGCAGAGGTCGATGGCGTGAAGTTCGACGGCATTGACTTGTTCTTGCTGTCGCCACATGTCGATATCGATTCCTCACCAGATCAACTCGAAGAACTGGCCAAGAAAGTCACCGATCGCGGCTTGGTGGTCGGCTCTTTGGTCGCGCCAGTTTGGCCGCCAACCGGCGGTGGGTCAGCCATGGGGACGCGTGAGGAACGAGCCCGGTTCTTGGACCAAGTCAGAAAATCGTGCCACATCGGTGCCGAACTGAAACGATTGGGCGTGAGACAATACGGCATCGTTCGCATTGACTCCGCCTGCGATCCGGCAAGCTGGTCGGCTGATCCGCACACGAACCAGATGAAAATCGCGGAGACGTTTCAGGAGGCCTGCAGCATCGCCGAAGGCTACGGTGAACGGCTTGCTGCTGAAGGAGAAATCTGCTGGGGTGGCATGCACAGTTGGAAGTATATGGTTGAGCTGCTTGAGCGAGTCGACCGTCCCCAGACCCTAGGATTCCAAGCCGATATGGCTCATACGCTGCTGTATCTGCTGGGCTACAACGCGCCTGAACATGCCTTGCTGGATCAAGGTTTTGATTGGGAGGATGAGACCCAATTCTACGAGAAGTACAAAACACTGACTGACACGCTCCGACCTTGGACGATCGACTTTCATGTAGCTCAGAACGACGCGACGGTTTTTGGTTCAGGATCCCACGACAAGACCGGCAAGCATTGCCTGCCGGACGATTCGGCAGGCAAGCTGGACATCCCTCGTGCAGCCGGGTACTGGCTTCGTGATGAGTCAGGCAATCTCACTAATCGGTTCGAGCATCTCTGCTGGGACGGCTGCATGTTTCCGAATGAAACCATGCTAAATCCTGAAACGTGGAACACCATCCTACGCACCTTGATCAAAGTGCGAGAGGCACACGGCTCGTCAACTTAACCTAACAGAAGAGCATCAAAGTGAGTGAAACCCTGAATATCGGCATGATCGGCTACGGCTTCATGGGTCGTGCGCACACCAATGCTTACAAGCGGGTAAGCGATTTCTTTCCCGACCTAAAGCTACGCCCCGTTCTGCGCGCAGCATGTGGTCGCGATAAAGAACAAGTAGAGGCTTTCGCTCAACAATGGGGCTACGAGTCGTCTGAAACGGACTGGCGGAAGCTACTGGATCGAGACGACATCGACG
The genomic region above belongs to Lacipirellulaceae bacterium and contains:
- a CDS encoding TIM barrel protein, with the translated sequence MSTEVNSFPKLHNAAWPGLVGKGDDSEPPIELDTLLDLTAAAEVDGVKFDGIDLFLLSPHVDIDSSPDQLEELAKKVTDRGLVVGSLVAPVWPPTGGGSAMGTREERARFLDQVRKSCHIGAELKRLGVRQYGIVRIDSACDPASWSADPHTNQMKIAETFQEACSIAEGYGERLAAEGEICWGGMHSWKYMVELLERVDRPQTLGFQADMAHTLLYLLGYNAPEHALLDQGFDWEDETQFYEKYKTLTDTLRPWTIDFHVAQNDATVFGSGSHDKTGKHCLPDDSAGKLDIPRAAGYWLRDESGNLTNRFEHLCWDGCMFPNETMLNPETWNTILRTLIKVREAHGSST